The following coding sequences lie in one Melopsittacus undulatus isolate bMelUnd1 chromosome 9, bMelUnd1.mat.Z, whole genome shotgun sequence genomic window:
- the SLC24A1 gene encoding sodium/potassium/calcium exchanger 1 — protein sequence MHLPRRQRLQRNRIIFLLAIVLVLSLYQLQFSPSAIPAPHLAPQLMDPVKVTSRDITSNRTAVTGNVTAAPKIRHCIYVDSEPIVPITTSVGTTPQQGNGSGNYPDEKPPYESKGEYPQDLFSVEERRQGWVVLHIFGMMYVFVALAIVCDEYFVPALGVITEKLQISEDVAGATFMAAGGSAPELFTSLIGVFISHSNVGIGTIVGSAVFNILFVIGTCALFSREILHLTWWPLFRDISFYIVDLMMLILFFLDSVIDWWESLLLLTAYATYVFTMKYNMHLEQWVKQELSKKLNAVQAATAEHIRKKSTGAVADDGAKKPADGRRLQPGSALQRGSSSASLHNTQMRSTVFQLMIHTLDPLTDAKFKDRVDILSNIAKAKTGEGSKPEAEEEKAATSKVQVTPASDSEAGKDKQKADAPQDAQPPSDSDTSEDSSSDSDEDSDDSSDDEENDEPLSLEWPATRKKQAIYLFLLPIVFPLWSTLPDVRNPDSKKFFVITFFGSILWIAVFSYLMVWWAHQVGETIGISEEIMGLTILAAGTSIPDLITSVIVARKGLGDMAVSSSVGSNIFDITVGLPVPWFLYSIFNDLDPVAVSSNGLFCAIVLLFLMLLFVIISIAACKWKMNKLLGLTMFALYFVFLIISVMLEDRIISCPVSV from the exons ATGCATTTACCAAGGAGGCAGCGGCTACAGCGGAACAGAATCATTTTCTTGCTTGCCATAGTATTGGTCCTTTCCCTCTATCAGCTCCAGTTCAGCCCCTCTGCTATTCCAGCACCACACTTAGCACCCCAACTGATGGACCCTGTCAAAGTGACCTCTAGGGACATCACCAGCAACAGGACTGCTGTAACAGGCAATGTCACAGCAGCACCCAAAATAAGGCACTGTATATATGTGGATTCTGAGCCAATTGTGCCCATCACTACATCAGTGGGTACAACACCACAGCAAGGCAATGGCAGTGGAAACTACCCAGATGAAAAGCCACCATACGAGTCCAAAGGAGAATATCCCCAGGACCTGTTCAGTGTGGAAGAACGCAGGCAAGGGTGGGTTGTACTTCACATCTTTGGCATGATGTATGTATTTGTGGCCTTGGCCATTGTGTGTGATGAGTATTTTGTCCCTGCTTTGGGAGTGATCACAGAGAAGTTGCAGATCTCTGAAGATGTGGCTGGAGCCACGTTCATGGCAGCAGGTGGATCAGCACCAGAACTCTTCACCTCCCTCATAGGTGTCTTCATCTCACACAGCAACGTTGGCATCGGTACCATTGTGGGCTCAGCAGTGTTTAATATCCTCTTTGTCATTGGCACCTGTGCCCTCTTCTCAAGGGAGATACTCCACCTGACATGGTGGCCCTTATTTAGAGACATCTCATTCTACATTGTAGACTTAATGATGCTCATCCTGTTTTTCCTAGACAGTGTCATTGACTGGTGGGAAAGCCTCCTTTTACTGACTGCCTATGCCACATATGTATTCACTATGAAATACAACATGCACCTAGAACAATGGgtgaagcaggagctgagcaagAAGCTGAatgctgtgcaggcagcaacagcagagcATATACGGAAG AAAAGCACTGGGGCTGTTGCAGATGATGGAGCAAAGAAGCCAGCAGATGGGAGGAGGCTGCAG CCTGGATCAGCCTTACAGCgaggcagcagctcagcctcccTACACAACACTCAAATGCGCAGCACCGTCTTCCAACTCATGATCCACACCCTGGACCCCCTGACAGATG CAAAATTTAAAGACAGGGTTGACATCCTGAGCAACATAGCCAAGGCCAAAACAGGGGAAGGATCAAAACCAGAAG cagaagaggaaaaggcagcaacAAGCAAAGTTCAGGTAACTCCTGCCAGTGACTCTGAAGCCGGCAAAGACAAACAGAAGGCAGATGCACCACAAGATGCCCAG CCCCCCTCAGACAGTGACACCTCAGAAGACAGCAGCTCCGACAGTGATGAAGACAGTGATGACAGCTCagatgatgaagaaaatgaTGAGCCATTATCTCTTGAATGGCCAGCAACTAGGAAAAAACAAGCCATTTACCTTTTCCTGTTGCCCATTGTCTTTCCTCTCTGGAGCACTCTGCCTGACGTCAGAAACCCA GACTCCAAAAAGTTCTTTGTCATCACGTTTTTTGGATCCATCCTCTGGATTGCTGTATTCTCTTACCTTATGGTGTGGTGGGCTCACCAG GTTGGTGAAACAATTGGGATATCAGAGGAAATTATGGGGTTAACCATACTTGCAGCAGGAACATCCATCCCCGACCTTATCACCAGTGTCATCGTTGCTCGGAAAGGCTTAGGTGACATGGCTGTCTCCAGTTCTGTAGGCAGCAATATCTTCGATATCACTGTTGG TTTGCCAGTTCCTTGGTTCCTTTACTCTATCTTCAACGACCTCGATCCAGTTGCAGTCAGTAGCAATGGTTTGTTTTGTGCAATTGTTCTCCTTTTTCTCATGCTCCTCTTTGTGATTATCTCAATTGCTGCatgtaaatggaaaatgaaCAAACTGCTGGGGCTCACCATGTTTGCTCTTTACTTTGTGTTTTTGATCATCAGTGTGATGCTAGAAGACAGGATAATATCCTGCCCAGTATCTGTGTGA